A single region of the Vanacampus margaritifer isolate UIUO_Vmar chromosome 13, RoL_Vmar_1.0, whole genome shotgun sequence genome encodes:
- the dmap1 gene encoding DNA methyltransferase 1-associated protein 1, which produces MATGADVRDILELTGGDNDGPINKKDLINSDKKKSKKTTETLTFKRPEGMHREVYALLYSDKKDAPPLLPSDTTQGYRTVKAKLGCKKVRPWKWMSFSNPARRDGAIFHHWRRVAEEGKDYPFARFNKTVQVPVYSEQEYQLHLHDDSWTKAETDHLFDLCKRFDLRFIIVHDRYDHQQYRKRSVEDLKERYYGICGKLTKVRAPSGTEPKIYIFDAGHERRRKEQLDKLFNRTPEQVAEEEYLIQELRKIETRKKEREKNAQDLQKLIKAADTTTELRRAEKRVSKKKLPQKRETEKPAVPETAGIKFPDFKSSGVTLRSQRMKLPGSVGQKKIKAIEQILVDQGVDLNPMPTEEIVHMFNELRSDLVLLYELKQAHSNCEYEQQMLRHRYEALLKVGNGGACGIMGTPAPQSVELGGTNSMTASTPVGEAQAWPGTDDIKVEAKEQIIDVVGAPLTPNSRKRRESASSSSSVKKVKKP; this is translated from the exons ATGGCTACTGGTGCTGATGTGAGGGACATTTTGGAGTTGACGGGAGGGGACAACGATGGCCCGATCAACAAGAAAGACCTCATCAATTCTGACAAG aaaaagtcaaagaaaacaACTGAAACCTTGACCTTCAAGAGGCCAGAAGGAATGCACAGAGAGGTCTATGCACTACTGTATTCTGATAaaaa GGATGCGCCCCCACTGCTTCCCAGTGACACTACCCAAGGCTACAGGACAGTCAAAGCCAAACTGGGCTGTAAAAAGGTTCGCCCGTGGAAGTGGATGTCCTTTAGTAATCCTGCTCGAAGGGATGGTGCCATATTTCACCACTGGCGGCGGGTGGCAGAGGAAGGCAAAGACTACCCTTTTGCCCGCTTCAACAAG ACAGTGCAGGTACCTGTGTATTCGGAGCAGGAATACCAGCTGCATCTCCATGACGACAGTTGGACGAAAGCAGAGACGGACCACCTGTTTGATTTGTGCAAACGCTTTGACCTGCGCTTTATCATAGTACATGACCGCTATGATCACCAGCAGTACAGA AAACGGTCTGTAGAAGATCTCAAAGAGCGCTACTATGGCATTTGTGGGAAGCTGACTAAGGTCCGTGCTCCTTCGGGGACCGAGCCCAAGATCTACATTTTTGATGCTGGTCATGAAAGGCGACGCAAAGAACAACTGGACAAGCTCTTCAATCGTACACCTGAACAA gtggcagaagaAGAATATCTTATCCAGGAGTTGAGAAAGATCGAGACAAGGAAGAAGGAGCGGGAGAAGAATGCTCAGGATCTGCAGAAGCTCATAAAAGCCGCCGACACCACCACCGAGTTGAGACGAGCCGAGAAGAGAGTTTCCAAAAAGAAACTTCCacaaaaaagagaaacagaAAAACCG GCCGTTCCTGAGACAGCAGGCATCAAATTCCCAGATTTTAAATCTTCTGGCGTTACACTTCGCAGCCAGAGG ATGAAACTGCCGGGCTCAGTGGGCCAGAAGAAGATCAAGGCAATTGAGCAGATTCTGGTGGATCAAGGAGTGG ATCTCAACCCAATGCCAACAGAAGAAATTGTGCATATGTTCAACGAGCTGCGAAGCGACCTGGTGCTCCTCTATGAGCTGAAACAGGCACACAGCAATTGTGAGTACGAACAACAGATGCTGCGTCACCGCTACGAAGCCCTGCTGAAGGTCGGAAACGGAGGAGCTTGCGGAATCATGGGGACGCCTGCGCCGCAAAGCGTTGAGCTCGGTGGCACCAACAGCATGACTGCTTCCACTCCGGTGGGGGAAGCCCAAGCGTGGCCCGGTACTGATGACATCAAGGTTGAAGCCAAGGAGCAGATCATTGACGTGGTAGGAGCGCCGCTGACCCCCAACTCG CGTAAGCGGAGAGAATCAGCATCCAGCTCTTCTTCGGTGAAGAAGGTGAAGAAGCCCTGA